In a single window of the Natator depressus isolate rNatDep1 chromosome 24, rNatDep2.hap1, whole genome shotgun sequence genome:
- the MRPS21 gene encoding small ribosomal subunit protein bS21m: MSHHLKFIARTVMVQNGNVDAAYRTLSRILTVDGIIEDAKRRRYYEKPCRKRQRETYEMCRRIYNTEMARKIAFLMRKNRQDPWLGC, from the exons ATGTCGCATCACCTGAAATTTATTGCCAGAACGGTGATGGTCCAGAATGGGAATGTGGATGCTGCTTACAGGACACTAAGCAG AATTCTGACAGTGGATGGGATCATTGAGGATGCCAAGCGGCGTCGGTACTATGAGAAACCATGCCGCAAGAGGCAGCGGGAGACCTACGAGATGTGCCGGCGGATTTATAACACAGAGATGGCCAGGAAGATTGCATTTCTAATGAGGAAGAATCGACAAGACCCCTGGCTAGGCTGTTAG